From the genome of Hyalangium gracile, one region includes:
- a CDS encoding bactofilin family protein: protein MRSMCLPTLALCSLLSLPALAEDSGKPQASAPKPAPARNSASPRVQCSVHSKDGSRAVQGTNLVINAGEKTRDAVAVDGDVLIRKGAVVEDVVSIHGRITIEEGARVKGDVVALGGELRLQKNARVEGDAVALGGTLQLGEGATVGGDQVSFSLNINGDDLAKSFLKKALENSDCQITLSDDDDEDDHDD from the coding sequence ATGCGCTCGATGTGCCTGCCCACCCTGGCCCTCTGCAGCCTCCTGTCCCTGCCCGCACTCGCGGAGGACTCTGGTAAACCCCAGGCATCAGCGCCCAAGCCAGCCCCGGCCCGGAACTCCGCGTCCCCTCGCGTGCAGTGCTCCGTCCACTCCAAGGATGGCAGCCGCGCCGTTCAAGGCACCAACCTGGTCATCAACGCCGGCGAGAAGACCAGGGATGCCGTGGCGGTGGATGGGGACGTCCTGATCCGGAAGGGCGCGGTGGTGGAGGACGTGGTCTCCATCCACGGCAGGATCACCATCGAGGAAGGGGCGCGGGTGAAGGGGGATGTCGTCGCGCTCGGCGGCGAGCTGCGCCTCCAGAAGAACGCCCGGGTGGAGGGGGATGCGGTGGCGCTCGGCGGCACCCTCCAGCTCGGCGAGGGGGCCACCGTGGGTGGTGACCAGGTCAGCTTCTCCCTCAACATCAATGGGGACGATCTGGCGAAGAGCTTCCTCAAGAAAGCCCTCGAGAACTCCGATTGCCAGATCACCCTCAGTGACGATGACGACGAGGATGACCACGACGACTAG
- a CDS encoding alpha-2-macroglobulin family protein, whose amino-acid sequence MSYPVRRAVLLLLAMGLVASGLAIAATASPTPSAPDAEQSDFDAANRYLAEQSNARACEAFRGFLREHPSSTLAPEAKVKAARTCLSVGKDSSNALQELRAAGGEGSVDLPRALANLTLAQQGENWMSKGSRDRLTLALEQLEAVARGSGGRWAKEARGLFFHSALEQMAQQSYNEKLVENLCGRVLALEPSARDRAQAILLRARMWFQTGAKDRIARAEKELLELGRGKTEFADDALFALAEHKENTGQYASALELHGQILSRFDGTTSNVRDQARSRSEEIQRPQLTITTYYIEQPGVKPTLRISFRNLPDVTLVLRRASPLQQPPEKVLGSTPVGPAGDEVKRWSRKLTAPAPYAPGSAEEVFEVPGAGAWVVEAFSGKVSASDWLLLTPLAMVVKVAPKEVAVFVADATTGAAARNAEVAVSVRSYENQTHYTRFQGRTDETGLARIPMKFPGRLQELTAWASAGTHVTFSRGWSNGYGSEEQRDWLAYVLTDRPLYKPGETVGAKLFVRSRANGPSTPVADRAIRVRVYDAQSREVLKKELTTSAFGTAAFELPLGKDAALGQWRFHVESASGEHLSFQQANHVFRVEEFKPPEFIVSVEPSESPAPGKPVKVRISASRYSGGPVANASGRAVVTEMGYTHRWSRWEDDIEVGWGGYGYGHGDEEPYYHPGWRPTYRETTLTFKTGADGRAELELPRPEDAGDRSYLIHVFVTDATRREVTGSGTVNVSSTPVFVDVRSNRYLYKPGEPIQLKLRAEDANGRSQSPEVELRLLRLDQNGGQSLILKRSAKLVSGRGEAVLDGDAVGATRIEVRRPGAPDTEPPYATTDVWLTSDVKPFTPPNMGFALLTDRAPLAVGGTVRALAITPSSGGHVLFTVEGHGLHAAKSFPLNGRARFVELPLTAAMTPNAWLQLGRFEQGNFLQHQAVVKVSGTDNALQVNVSHGAEVVEPGSPQKARIDVKGAQGEVELMVSSVDEAIFAIAPDQSDVLSFFGRRPQQQWVTTGYTQNMRSFRPIPRKEQAPERRDANDRPAKAPVPPSAMASEDDAAGFAQKASSMDMERAKKSEAPAAELAAAAPSPVESAPAGPRGGLAEPPVKVRTNFSSSAGWFPQVRASRSTELALRVPDSLTRFRTLAVAMTNGAQMGVGKASFRTEKPLMVRLQSPRFFTERDEVTLSALVSSKLDRSASVQVSFSAPGFEPIGATQRTVEVPAGADRRVDARFRVVKPGEVKLQVVARGGGSQDAMELTLPVVVHGSAQRAAFAGRLSDAVELELKLPEQRNASATRFELTVSPTLASVMMDALPYLAQYPYGCVEQTLSRFVPASIAARTVRDLGLPKSRVPAELDAMVDAGLKRLYGFQHADGGWGWWQSDATNRWMSAYVVYGLSLGRDAGLQVDPSVLERGRAYLSSNLGAALDNSEEHTWMVFALASTGGAPRTALTKAFERRSQLSNRGRALLALALISAKDPRARIAVENLDDIIKAAQERRDASAGDANDIWQTSEAIEATAYTLMAVYRHDPASPWVKPLTDFLVMRRNGGKWRTTRDTAFSIYALSELAAREKAAASSGAFIVQVNGREAARVRFSSGGMDLSEPVVLPDSAFRPGKNTVVLKRDGAPVTGYYAAIFDVYNRDENVKGVGGDVKVARTYTLLGKPSAASERVTAPTEYGMPVESGVRVRVDLEVKANKPVEFLMVEDLKPAGLEAVALQSGPELCNYQCAHVELRTDRVAFFLSRIPAGVTKLSYELRAEAPGRFHALPARLEAMYAPELRATSDEMRMEVRDAPEAGDHGVAKEGR is encoded by the coding sequence GTGTCCTACCCTGTCCGCCGCGCGGTCCTGCTCCTGCTGGCCATGGGCCTCGTCGCCTCCGGTCTGGCGATCGCCGCCACCGCCTCTCCCACCCCGAGCGCCCCAGACGCCGAACAGTCCGACTTCGACGCCGCCAACCGCTACCTCGCGGAGCAGTCGAATGCCCGTGCGTGCGAGGCGTTCCGCGGCTTCCTCCGCGAGCACCCCTCCTCCACGCTGGCCCCCGAGGCGAAGGTGAAGGCGGCTCGGACCTGCCTCTCCGTGGGGAAGGACAGCTCCAACGCCCTGCAGGAGCTCCGCGCCGCGGGAGGAGAAGGCTCGGTGGATCTGCCCCGCGCCCTGGCCAACCTCACCCTGGCCCAGCAGGGGGAGAACTGGATGAGCAAGGGCAGCCGGGATCGGCTCACCCTGGCCCTGGAGCAGCTCGAGGCCGTGGCGCGCGGCTCCGGGGGCCGCTGGGCGAAGGAGGCTCGCGGGCTGTTCTTCCACTCCGCGCTCGAGCAGATGGCGCAGCAGTCCTACAACGAGAAGCTCGTGGAGAACCTCTGCGGACGCGTGCTGGCCCTGGAGCCATCGGCCCGTGACCGCGCTCAGGCCATCCTCCTGCGGGCGCGCATGTGGTTTCAGACGGGCGCGAAGGATCGCATCGCACGCGCCGAGAAGGAGCTGCTCGAGCTGGGGCGCGGAAAGACCGAGTTCGCCGACGACGCCCTCTTCGCGCTGGCCGAGCACAAGGAGAACACCGGCCAGTACGCGTCAGCGCTCGAGCTCCATGGCCAGATCCTGTCGCGCTTCGACGGCACCACGAGCAACGTGCGTGACCAGGCGCGCTCGCGCAGCGAGGAGATCCAGCGTCCGCAGCTGACCATCACCACGTATTACATCGAGCAGCCCGGAGTGAAGCCGACGCTGCGGATCTCCTTCCGCAACCTGCCCGACGTCACCCTGGTGCTGCGCCGCGCCAGCCCGCTCCAGCAGCCCCCGGAGAAGGTGCTGGGCTCCACGCCCGTGGGCCCCGCTGGCGACGAGGTGAAGCGGTGGAGCCGGAAGCTCACCGCCCCCGCCCCCTATGCGCCCGGCTCGGCCGAGGAGGTGTTCGAGGTGCCTGGCGCCGGTGCCTGGGTCGTCGAGGCCTTCAGCGGCAAGGTGAGCGCCTCCGACTGGCTGCTCCTCACCCCGCTGGCCATGGTCGTCAAGGTGGCTCCCAAGGAGGTCGCCGTGTTCGTGGCCGACGCGACGACGGGCGCGGCCGCGAGGAACGCGGAAGTCGCCGTCTCCGTCAGGAGCTACGAGAACCAGACGCACTACACCCGGTTCCAGGGCCGCACGGACGAGACGGGCCTGGCCCGCATCCCGATGAAGTTCCCGGGTCGTCTACAGGAGCTCACCGCCTGGGCGAGCGCGGGCACCCACGTCACCTTCTCGCGCGGCTGGTCCAACGGCTACGGCTCGGAGGAGCAGCGTGACTGGCTCGCGTACGTGCTGACGGATCGGCCGCTCTACAAGCCGGGAGAGACGGTGGGGGCGAAGCTGTTCGTGCGAAGCCGCGCCAACGGCCCCTCGACGCCGGTCGCGGACCGCGCCATCCGGGTCCGGGTGTATGACGCCCAGTCCCGCGAGGTGCTCAAGAAGGAGCTCACGACGAGCGCCTTCGGCACCGCGGCGTTCGAGCTTCCGCTCGGCAAGGACGCGGCACTCGGGCAGTGGCGCTTCCACGTGGAGTCCGCCTCGGGAGAGCACCTGTCCTTCCAGCAGGCGAACCACGTCTTCCGGGTGGAGGAGTTCAAGCCCCCGGAGTTCATCGTGTCCGTGGAGCCCTCCGAGAGTCCCGCCCCGGGCAAGCCAGTCAAGGTGCGCATCTCCGCCTCGCGCTACTCCGGTGGGCCCGTGGCCAATGCGAGCGGACGGGCCGTCGTGACGGAGATGGGCTACACCCACCGATGGAGCCGCTGGGAGGACGACATCGAAGTCGGCTGGGGCGGCTACGGCTACGGCCATGGCGACGAGGAGCCCTACTACCATCCGGGCTGGCGCCCCACGTACCGGGAGACGACGCTGACCTTCAAGACGGGCGCGGATGGCCGCGCGGAGCTGGAGCTGCCCAGGCCCGAGGACGCCGGGGACCGCAGCTACCTGATCCACGTCTTCGTCACCGATGCGACCCGCCGCGAGGTGACGGGCAGCGGCACCGTCAACGTGTCCTCCACGCCCGTCTTCGTCGACGTGCGGAGCAACCGCTACCTCTACAAGCCGGGCGAGCCCATCCAGCTCAAGCTCCGCGCCGAGGACGCCAACGGGCGCAGCCAGTCTCCCGAGGTGGAGCTGCGACTCTTGCGGCTCGACCAGAATGGAGGCCAGAGCCTCATCCTGAAGCGCTCCGCGAAGCTGGTGAGCGGCCGCGGCGAGGCGGTGCTGGATGGCGACGCGGTGGGCGCTACCCGCATCGAGGTCCGCCGACCCGGCGCTCCCGACACCGAGCCCCCCTACGCCACCACCGACGTGTGGCTCACGAGCGACGTGAAGCCGTTCACGCCGCCGAACATGGGCTTCGCGCTCCTCACGGATCGCGCGCCGCTCGCCGTGGGCGGGACGGTCCGCGCGCTGGCGATCACTCCCTCCAGCGGCGGACACGTGCTCTTCACCGTCGAAGGCCACGGGCTGCATGCCGCGAAGTCGTTCCCGCTGAACGGGCGCGCGCGCTTCGTGGAGCTGCCGCTCACCGCCGCCATGACGCCCAACGCCTGGCTCCAGCTCGGCCGCTTCGAGCAGGGCAACTTCCTCCAGCACCAGGCGGTGGTGAAGGTGTCTGGCACCGACAACGCCCTCCAGGTGAACGTCTCCCATGGCGCCGAGGTGGTGGAGCCCGGCTCGCCGCAGAAGGCCCGCATCGATGTGAAGGGTGCCCAGGGAGAGGTGGAGCTCATGGTGTCTTCCGTCGACGAGGCCATCTTCGCCATCGCCCCCGATCAGAGCGATGTGCTCTCGTTCTTCGGCCGCCGTCCCCAGCAGCAGTGGGTCACCACCGGCTACACCCAGAACATGCGCTCCTTCCGGCCGATCCCTCGCAAGGAGCAGGCCCCCGAGCGACGGGACGCGAATGACAGGCCCGCCAAGGCGCCCGTTCCTCCCTCGGCCATGGCGTCCGAGGATGACGCGGCGGGGTTCGCCCAGAAGGCCTCCTCCATGGACATGGAGCGAGCGAAGAAGAGCGAGGCGCCTGCCGCGGAGCTGGCCGCGGCGGCTCCCTCCCCTGTCGAGTCCGCTCCAGCGGGCCCCAGGGGTGGCCTCGCCGAGCCTCCCGTGAAGGTCCGCACGAACTTCAGCTCGTCCGCGGGCTGGTTCCCCCAGGTGCGCGCGAGCCGGAGCACGGAGCTGGCGCTCCGCGTGCCGGACTCACTCACCCGCTTCCGCACGCTCGCCGTGGCGATGACAAACGGCGCGCAGATGGGCGTGGGCAAGGCCAGCTTCCGCACCGAGAAGCCGCTCATGGTCCGCCTCCAGTCGCCCCGCTTCTTCACCGAGCGCGACGAGGTGACGCTCTCCGCGCTCGTGTCCAGCAAGCTGGACCGGTCCGCCTCGGTGCAGGTGTCCTTCAGCGCTCCTGGCTTCGAGCCGATCGGCGCCACCCAGCGCACCGTCGAGGTGCCCGCGGGCGCGGACCGGCGCGTGGATGCGCGCTTCCGCGTCGTGAAGCCGGGCGAGGTGAAGCTCCAGGTCGTCGCCCGAGGCGGTGGCTCGCAGGACGCCATGGAGCTCACTCTGCCCGTCGTCGTCCATGGCTCGGCCCAGCGCGCCGCGTTCGCCGGACGTCTCTCGGACGCCGTGGAGCTCGAGCTGAAGCTCCCCGAGCAGCGCAACGCCAGCGCCACCCGCTTCGAGCTCACCGTCTCCCCCACCCTCGCCTCGGTGATGATGGACGCGCTGCCCTACCTGGCGCAGTACCCGTATGGCTGTGTCGAGCAGACCCTCTCCCGCTTCGTCCCGGCCTCCATCGCCGCCCGGACGGTCCGCGATCTGGGGCTCCCCAAGTCCCGCGTGCCGGCGGAACTGGACGCCATGGTCGACGCCGGCCTCAAGCGCCTCTACGGCTTCCAGCACGCGGACGGCGGCTGGGGCTGGTGGCAGTCCGACGCGACGAACCGGTGGATGAGCGCCTACGTCGTCTATGGCCTGTCGCTCGGCCGCGACGCGGGGCTGCAGGTGGACCCCAGCGTCCTGGAGCGGGGCCGCGCCTACCTCTCCAGCAACCTCGGCGCCGCGCTCGACAACTCCGAGGAGCACACGTGGATGGTCTTCGCCCTCGCGTCCACGGGCGGCGCCCCGAGGACCGCGCTCACCAAGGCCTTCGAGCGCAGGAGCCAGCTCTCCAACCGGGGCAGAGCCCTCCTCGCGCTGGCGCTGATCTCCGCGAAGGATCCGCGCGCACGCATCGCCGTGGAGAACCTGGACGACATCATCAAGGCGGCCCAGGAGCGGCGGGATGCGTCGGCTGGAGACGCCAACGACATCTGGCAGACCTCCGAGGCCATCGAGGCCACCGCCTACACGCTCATGGCCGTCTACCGGCACGACCCGGCCAGCCCATGGGTGAAGCCGCTGACCGACTTCCTCGTGATGCGCCGCAACGGCGGCAAGTGGCGCACCACCCGTGACACCGCCTTCTCGATCTACGCGCTGTCCGAGCTCGCCGCCCGTGAGAAGGCCGCGGCGAGCTCCGGCGCCTTCATCGTCCAGGTGAACGGGCGCGAGGCGGCGCGCGTGCGCTTCAGCTCGGGCGGAATGGATCTGTCCGAGCCGGTGGTCCTCCCGGACTCGGCGTTCCGCCCCGGCAAGAACACCGTGGTGCTCAAGCGCGACGGCGCCCCCGTCACCGGCTACTACGCGGCGATCTTCGACGTGTACAACCGCGACGAGAACGTGAAGGGCGTGGGCGGAGACGTGAAGGTGGCGCGCACCTACACGTTGCTCGGCAAGCCCTCCGCCGCCTCCGAGCGCGTCACCGCCCCCACCGAGTACGGCATGCCCGTGGAGTCCGGCGTCCGCGTGCGCGTGGACCTGGAGGTGAAGGCGAACAAGCCCGTCGAGTTCCTCATGGTGGAGGACCTCAAGCCCGCAGGCCTCGAGGCCGTGGCGCTCCAGAGCGGCCCGGAGCTCTGCAACTACCAGTGCGCCCACGTGGAGCTGCGCACCGACCGGGTGGCCTTCTTCCTGTCCCGGATCCCCGCCGGCGTGACGAAGCTCTCCTACGAGCTGCGCGCCGAGGCCCCTGGCCGCTTCCACGCCCTGCCCGCCCGCCTGGAGGCCATGTACGCTCCAGAGCTCCGGGCCACCTCCGACGAGATGCGGATGGAGGTCCGGGACGCACCCGAGGCGGGGGATCACGGGGTGGCGAAGGAAGGGCGCTGA
- a CDS encoding NAD(P)(+) transhydrogenase (Re/Si-specific) subunit beta, protein MNGVTTVAYLLSGVLFIRSLGGLSKQETAARGNLYGMLGMALAVGVAGFTWLVTREGSFGAGLPLLVGSVLVGSVIGSVLAKRVEMTGMPELVAILHSFVGLAAVLVGISSYLAPRAGSHATAGAAHVVAMVEIWVGVAVGAITFTGSIIAWAKLRGSISGKPLLLPGRHLINAAIAVGIVALAVPFVAASGPGMGLMWLLVMTVLAGLLGIHLVMAIGGADMPVVVSLLNSYSGWAAAAAGFVLANDLLIVTGALVGASGAILSIIMCRAMNRSILNVVFGGFGTGDVKASEGPRSGEVRELSADETAARLRSARSVIIVPGYGMAVARAQNAVEELTRELREQGVNVRFAIHPVAGRLPGHMNVLLAEAGVPYDIVQEMEHINHDFASTDVVLVIGANDIVNPGALDDASSPIYGMPVLEVWKSKLVVVLKRGMAAGYAGVENPLFLLDNTRMLFGDARKSIESLLASVSRSKAA, encoded by the coding sequence ATGAACGGCGTGACGACTGTCGCCTACCTCCTGTCGGGGGTGCTCTTCATCCGCAGCCTGGGAGGCCTCTCCAAGCAGGAGACCGCGGCGCGCGGCAACCTGTACGGCATGCTCGGCATGGCGCTCGCCGTGGGCGTGGCCGGCTTCACGTGGCTGGTCACCCGCGAGGGCTCGTTCGGCGCGGGGCTGCCGCTGCTGGTGGGCTCGGTGCTGGTCGGCTCGGTGATCGGCTCGGTGCTCGCGAAGCGGGTGGAGATGACGGGGATGCCGGAGCTGGTCGCCATCCTCCACAGCTTCGTGGGGCTTGCGGCCGTGCTGGTGGGCATCTCGTCCTATCTGGCGCCTCGGGCGGGCTCGCACGCGACGGCGGGCGCGGCCCATGTCGTCGCCATGGTGGAAATCTGGGTGGGCGTGGCCGTGGGCGCGATCACCTTCACGGGCTCCATCATCGCGTGGGCCAAGCTGCGCGGGAGCATCTCCGGCAAGCCGTTGCTGCTGCCGGGCCGGCACCTGATCAACGCCGCGATCGCCGTGGGCATCGTGGCGCTGGCGGTGCCCTTCGTGGCGGCCAGCGGGCCGGGCATGGGGTTGATGTGGCTGCTGGTGATGACGGTGCTGGCGGGCCTGCTGGGCATCCACCTGGTGATGGCGATTGGCGGCGCGGACATGCCGGTGGTGGTGTCGCTGCTCAACAGCTACTCGGGGTGGGCGGCGGCGGCGGCGGGCTTCGTGCTGGCCAACGATCTGCTCATCGTCACCGGGGCGCTGGTGGGCGCCAGCGGCGCGATCCTGTCCATCATCATGTGCCGCGCGATGAACCGGTCGATCCTGAACGTCGTGTTCGGTGGCTTCGGCACGGGGGACGTGAAGGCGTCCGAGGGGCCTCGCTCCGGCGAGGTGCGCGAGCTGTCCGCGGACGAGACGGCGGCTCGGCTGCGCTCGGCGCGGAGCGTCATCATCGTGCCGGGCTACGGCATGGCGGTGGCGCGCGCGCAGAACGCGGTGGAGGAGCTGACGCGGGAGCTGCGCGAGCAGGGCGTGAACGTGCGCTTCGCCATCCACCCGGTGGCGGGCCGGCTGCCCGGGCACATGAACGTGCTGCTGGCCGAGGCGGGCGTGCCGTACGACATCGTCCAGGAGATGGAGCACATCAACCACGACTTCGCGAGCACGGACGTGGTGCTCGTGATTGGCGCCAACGACATCGTCAACCCGGGGGCGCTGGATGATGCGTCCAGCCCGATCTACGGGATGCCGGTGCTGGAGGTGTGGAAGTCCAAGCTGGTGGTGGTGCTCAAGCGCGGCATGGCGGCGGGCTACGCGGGAGTGGAGAACCCGCTCTTCCTGCTGGACAACACGCGCATGCTGTTCGGCGATGCGCGCAAGTCGATCGAGTCACTGCTGGCGTCTGTCAGCCGGTCCAAGGCGGCGTGA
- a CDS encoding NYN domain-containing protein has protein sequence MNGQNEHRIALFLDFENLVTNTGISAGNFDLQPSLDRLLEKGKVVFRRAYCDWSRFPDAKTRLHEYGVELLDVPPSTRSGKNGADMRLVIDALELCYAREHIDTFVIASGDSDFCPLAYKLRENGRTVIGLAVKGSTSPLFVKACDEFLYLRPRQARGDKDKSDVSAEEPARGSRSGHRAKGHGSKAAEAESGGGTQKGRPKVPDIARSVVKRLLGSAAGPINPSLIKETIVRKEPDFDERDHGFATFAKLLEAMEQEGLLKRQQQGRQWYVVTPEAAPPARGGHSKRGAAREEVEDEEDLESYPDPEDSEG, from the coding sequence TTGAACGGACAGAACGAGCACCGCATCGCCCTCTTCCTCGACTTCGAGAACCTGGTCACCAACACCGGCATCAGCGCCGGCAACTTCGATCTGCAGCCATCGCTCGATCGGCTGCTGGAGAAGGGCAAGGTGGTGTTCCGCCGCGCCTACTGCGACTGGTCCCGCTTCCCGGACGCCAAGACGCGGCTGCACGAGTACGGGGTGGAGCTGCTCGACGTGCCGCCCTCGACGCGCTCGGGGAAGAACGGCGCGGACATGCGCCTGGTCATCGACGCGCTGGAGCTGTGCTACGCGCGCGAGCACATCGACACGTTCGTGATTGCGTCGGGGGACAGCGACTTCTGCCCGCTGGCGTACAAGCTGAGGGAGAACGGCCGCACGGTCATCGGGCTGGCGGTGAAGGGCTCCACGTCACCGCTCTTCGTGAAGGCGTGTGACGAGTTCCTCTACCTGCGGCCCCGGCAGGCCCGCGGGGACAAGGACAAGAGCGACGTCAGCGCCGAGGAGCCGGCACGCGGCTCGCGCTCCGGACACCGAGCCAAGGGGCACGGGAGCAAGGCGGCGGAGGCGGAGAGTGGCGGGGGCACGCAGAAGGGGCGCCCGAAGGTGCCGGACATCGCCCGGTCGGTGGTGAAGCGGCTGCTGGGGAGCGCGGCGGGGCCCATCAACCCGTCGTTGATCAAGGAGACGATCGTCCGAAAGGAGCCGGACTTCGACGAGCGCGATCATGGCTTCGCGACCTTCGCCAAGCTGCTCGAGGCGATGGAGCAGGAGGGGCTGCTCAAGCGTCAGCAGCAGGGGCGGCAGTGGTACGTGGTGACGCCGGAAGCGGCGCCTCCGGCGCGCGGTGGGCACTCCAAGCGAGGCGCGGCGCGCGAGGAGGTGGAGGACGAGGAGGACCTGGAGTCGTACCCCGATCCGGAGGACTCGGAGGGGTAG
- a CDS encoding Re/Si-specific NAD(P)(+) transhydrogenase subunit alpha has protein sequence MGVPREILPGERRVAATPESIRKLRELGFEVSVERGAGTDSGIADEAYVAAGATLAETADALWKAADVIVKVRPPTPEEASRARPGATLISLLQPERNPELPPVLQSLKLSAIALERIPRVTRAQKMDVLSSMANLAGYRAVIEAAQHYQGFFGPQITAAGASPPAKVLIIGAGVAGLAAIAAAKSLGAEVRAFDVRAAAREQVESLGASFLQVDIQESGDGGGGYAKTMSKEFIEAEMALFRKQAAEVDIIITTALVPGTRAPILLPRDVVEKLKPGSVVVDMAAEQGGNCELCKPGEIVEFNGVKIIGFTDLASRMAGTASRFFANNLVHLITEMGPGEKFRVDLENDVVRPALLTHGGELLPPPPRKEPSPAAAPKPAPKPPPADAKPQQQAIMAPTRRAWGTTIGGLLMIGILFLLGRFAPEDFLKHFTVFILACFVGWQVIWSVSPALHTPLMSVTNAISGIIIIGGMLQIGGGEVDLASILGAIAVLVAAINIAGGFLVTQRMLKMFRKNPGGGA, from the coding sequence ATCGGAGTCCCTCGAGAGATCCTCCCCGGTGAGCGGCGTGTCGCCGCGACCCCCGAGTCCATTCGCAAACTCCGTGAGCTCGGCTTCGAAGTCTCGGTCGAGCGAGGCGCGGGCACCGACTCCGGCATCGCCGACGAGGCATATGTCGCCGCGGGCGCCACGCTGGCGGAGACGGCGGATGCGCTCTGGAAGGCCGCGGACGTCATCGTGAAGGTCCGGCCTCCGACGCCGGAGGAGGCTTCACGGGCGCGCCCGGGCGCCACGCTCATCTCGCTGCTGCAGCCGGAGCGCAACCCGGAATTGCCCCCGGTCCTCCAGTCGCTGAAGCTGTCGGCCATCGCGCTGGAGCGCATCCCTCGGGTGACGCGCGCCCAGAAGATGGACGTGCTCAGCTCCATGGCGAACCTGGCGGGCTATCGCGCGGTGATCGAGGCCGCGCAGCACTACCAGGGCTTCTTCGGTCCGCAGATCACCGCCGCGGGCGCCAGTCCGCCAGCGAAGGTGCTCATCATCGGCGCCGGAGTGGCGGGCCTGGCCGCGATCGCCGCGGCGAAGTCCCTGGGCGCGGAGGTGCGCGCGTTCGACGTGCGTGCCGCGGCGCGTGAGCAGGTCGAGAGCCTGGGAGCCTCCTTCCTCCAGGTGGACATCCAGGAGAGCGGCGATGGCGGGGGCGGCTACGCCAAGACGATGAGCAAGGAGTTCATCGAGGCGGAGATGGCCCTGTTCCGCAAGCAGGCGGCGGAGGTGGACATCATCATCACCACCGCGCTCGTGCCCGGGACCCGGGCGCCGATCCTGCTGCCTCGGGACGTGGTGGAAAAGCTCAAGCCCGGCTCCGTCGTCGTGGACATGGCCGCCGAGCAGGGCGGCAACTGCGAGCTGTGCAAGCCGGGGGAGATCGTCGAGTTCAACGGCGTGAAGATCATCGGCTTCACGGATCTGGCCAGCCGCATGGCCGGCACCGCCAGCCGCTTCTTCGCCAACAACCTGGTGCACCTGATCACCGAGATGGGCCCTGGCGAGAAGTTCCGCGTCGATCTGGAGAACGACGTGGTGCGCCCGGCGCTCCTCACCCACGGGGGCGAATTGCTGCCGCCGCCTCCGCGCAAGGAGCCCTCCCCCGCCGCGGCGCCCAAGCCGGCACCGAAGCCTCCTCCGGCGGACGCGAAGCCTCAGCAGCAGGCCATCATGGCTCCCACGCGTCGGGCCTGGGGGACGACGATCGGCGGGCTGCTGATGATTGGCATCCTGTTCCTGCTGGGCCGCTTCGCTCCCGAGGACTTCCTCAAGCACTTCACGGTCTTCATCCTGGCCTGCTTCGTGGGCTGGCAGGTCATCTGGAGCGTCTCTCCGGCCCTGCACACGCCCCTGATGAGCGTCACCAACGCCATCAGCGGCATCATCATCATCGGCGGCATGCTCCAGATAGGAGGAGGCGAGGTCGATCTGGCCTCCATCCTGGGCGCGATCGCCGTCCTCGTCGCGGCGATCAACATCGCGGGTGGCTTCCTGGTGACGCAACGCATGCTGAAGATGTTCCGGAAGAATCCCGGAGGTGGCGCATGA